From one Shewanella sp. GD04112 genomic stretch:
- the ftsL gene encoding cell division protein FtsL, producing the protein MSKPSLNLPRIVLNDLWQHKWILLLALLVLSNAVAVVYTSHVSRKLTTQWDLLLQERDRLDIEWRNLLLEEQSQTEHSRITRIASKDLNMSRPLPSEEVVVKVP; encoded by the coding sequence GTGAGTAAGCCCTCATTAAATCTGCCACGGATTGTGTTAAACGACCTGTGGCAACACAAATGGATCTTGTTACTCGCACTACTCGTGCTCAGTAATGCTGTGGCTGTGGTGTATACCAGCCATGTGAGCCGTAAGCTCACCACCCAATGGGATCTGCTGTTGCAGGAGCGTGACAGGTTAGATATCGAGTGGCGCAATTTATTATTGGAAGAGCAATCCCAGACCGAGCACAGCCGGATCACGCGGATTGCATCAAAGGATCTCAACATGAGTCGACCCTTACCCAGCGAAGAAGTTGTGGTAAAGGTGCCGTGA
- the rsmH gene encoding 16S rRNA (cytosine(1402)-N(4))-methyltransferase RsmH, with amino-acid sequence MSQEFAHLSVLLEETVGGLNIKDDGIYIDGTFGRGGHSRQVLQRLGENGRLIAIDRDPQAIEAAKQFADDPRFQIVHGGFGQLADYVEELGLVGKIDGVLLDLGVSSPQLDDAERGFSFLRDGPLDMRMDNSQGETAAQWLARAEIEDMAWVFKTYGEEKNARHIARCIAADRDKTPFLRTKDLADLIARITKNKERNKHPATRVFQAIRIYINSELDQIDQALEGALTVLAPQGRLSIISFHSLEDRIVKRFIRRHSQGESVPHGLPITEDQINKSRKLRAIGKAIMPSDEEIERNARARSSVLRIAERLDY; translated from the coding sequence ATGAGTCAAGAATTTGCCCATTTATCCGTTCTGCTCGAAGAAACGGTCGGCGGTTTGAACATCAAAGACGATGGCATCTATATCGATGGCACGTTCGGCCGCGGTGGTCATTCAAGACAAGTACTGCAAAGACTGGGTGAAAACGGACGTCTGATTGCGATCGATCGTGATCCTCAGGCCATTGAAGCGGCAAAACAATTTGCCGATGATCCCCGTTTTCAAATCGTACATGGCGGTTTTGGCCAGTTAGCAGATTACGTCGAAGAGCTTGGTCTGGTTGGCAAGATTGATGGCGTGTTACTCGACTTAGGCGTGTCTTCACCGCAGCTCGATGATGCCGAACGTGGCTTTAGCTTCCTGCGCGATGGTCCGCTCGATATGCGCATGGATAACAGCCAAGGCGAAACGGCGGCCCAGTGGTTAGCACGCGCGGAAATTGAAGATATGGCCTGGGTATTTAAAACCTATGGCGAAGAGAAAAATGCTCGCCATATTGCCCGTTGTATTGCGGCCGACCGTGATAAGACCCCGTTTTTACGTACCAAAGATTTAGCCGATTTGATTGCGCGGATCACTAAAAATAAAGAACGTAACAAACACCCCGCGACCCGGGTGTTTCAGGCGATCCGCATCTATATCAACAGTGAGTTAGATCAAATTGATCAAGCGCTTGAAGGTGCATTAACCGTACTCGCGCCGCAGGGACGTTTATCGATTATCAGCTTCCACTCTCTGGAAGATCGCATCGTAAAACGTTTTATTCGTCGCCATAGCCAAGGTGAGAGCGTGCCTCATGGTTTGCCTATCACCGAAGATCAAATTAACAAGTCGCGTAAATTACGCGCCATAGGCAAGGCGATTATGCCTTCCGATGAGGAAATTGAACGCAATGCCAGAGCGCGCAGCTCAGTGTTACGCATTGCCGAGCGATTAGATTACTAG
- the mraZ gene encoding division/cell wall cluster transcriptional repressor MraZ, translating to MFRGASAINLDTKGRIAIPVRYREPLQLEHQGRIVITVDIQSACLLLYPIHEWELIEAKLLKLSDTDKTQRSLKRMLLGYAHEVELDGNGRILLPPPLRQYANLDKRIMLVGQLNKFELWDEQAWLQQIDECQETIRSEELANNERLADFSL from the coding sequence GTGTTTCGTGGAGCCAGTGCTATCAACTTAGATACAAAGGGACGGATCGCTATTCCAGTGCGATACCGCGAACCTTTGCAGCTAGAGCACCAAGGCCGCATCGTCATCACAGTCGATATTCAATCTGCGTGTTTACTCCTTTATCCCATCCACGAGTGGGAATTGATCGAAGCTAAGTTACTCAAGCTTTCAGATACCGACAAAACCCAACGATCCCTTAAGCGCATGTTGCTGGGTTATGCCCATGAGGTCGAACTCGATGGCAACGGGCGCATATTACTGCCACCGCCGCTAAGGCAATATGCCAATTTAGATAAGCGCATCATGCTGGTGGGACAGTTAAACAAGTTTGAGCTGTGGGATGAGCAAGCTTGGCTACAGCAAATTGATGAGTGTCAGGAAACGATTCGAAGCGAGGAGCTCGCGAATAACGAGCGTCTGGCGGATTTTTCACTCTAA
- a CDS encoding peptidase, with amino-acid sequence MTATQIRTCHKWFALITAIQLLIWLGTGTYMVLMDIEFIRGKPLVDKASTAIFQVDAPAYSFTDFIKAHPDATDISLYANQGTLYYRANIAGKLQRFSSETGEVLPLLDKQQALEAAQRVYTGQAKFIGSTFIEQNAPSEIPARVLPVWQLTLDDAMHSTLYISAVTGQVVSARHDYWRLFDVMWMLHIMDYETRENVHNPLLTLMTSLALLTALFGIALAYISFRNQNREEAV; translated from the coding sequence ATGACAGCGACTCAGATCCGTACCTGCCACAAGTGGTTTGCACTGATAACCGCCATTCAATTGCTGATCTGGCTAGGAACGGGTACCTACATGGTGCTGATGGATATAGAGTTTATTCGCGGCAAACCACTGGTAGATAAGGCAAGTACGGCGATATTCCAAGTGGATGCGCCCGCCTACAGCTTTACAGACTTTATTAAGGCACATCCCGATGCGACGGATATCAGCCTGTATGCGAATCAAGGCACACTCTACTATCGCGCCAATATCGCGGGAAAATTACAACGCTTTAGCAGTGAGACGGGCGAAGTATTACCACTGCTTGATAAACAGCAGGCGCTCGAGGCTGCGCAGCGAGTCTATACGGGTCAGGCTAAATTTATCGGCTCGACATTCATTGAGCAGAACGCTCCGAGTGAAATCCCTGCCCGCGTGCTCCCGGTTTGGCAACTGACGTTAGACGATGCCATGCACTCGACACTCTATATCTCGGCAGTCACTGGACAAGTGGTCAGCGCGCGCCATGATTATTGGCGACTCTTCGATGTGATGTGGATGCTGCATATTATGGACTACGAGACGCGGGAGAATGTGCATAATCCGTTACTTACGCTAATGACTAGCCTCGCCCTGTTGACCGCACTCTTTGGTATCGCCTTGGCCTATATCAGTTTTCGAAACCAAAATCGTGAGGAGGCTGTATGA
- a CDS encoding PepSY domain-containing protein — protein MSFSTLRHTSTAGSKHSISLLLQTLHKWLGLIVGLQLLIWVVTGLAFNLIDDSFLDANPYRATHKTASPTTALAPTENLLQQYQAEGIIELKLTSVLSRAVYALTTTQQTRWFWADSLKPLSLNDAEIVAIAKQSYSGSGELSAPQILTRETPFDASGPVAMLTAADEVGTRIYIDTASGAVLAHKNRQSDLKDLLFMLHFMDYAPDNGIGFNHLLVQVVSIAALLLGLSGIYILGHKFHQGQLSLPFLRRKNSIGKLALFTQDTQPLAEFTDLNGTYLESINRGRERLRTQCGGGGRCGLCKLRFVEQPPSPNDYDLDKLTATELAQGIRLSCQHEAHPGKLELATKAQHRYWPQSEQ, from the coding sequence ATGAGCTTCTCGACTCTTCGCCATACCAGCACCGCTGGCAGCAAGCATTCCATCAGCTTACTACTGCAAACCTTACATAAATGGCTCGGACTTATCGTTGGCCTGCAATTATTGATTTGGGTCGTGACTGGACTCGCCTTTAACCTAATTGACGATAGTTTTTTGGACGCGAACCCATATCGCGCCACTCATAAAACGGCGAGCCCCACTACTGCACTCGCCCCCACGGAAAACCTACTGCAACAATATCAAGCAGAAGGCATTATCGAACTTAAGCTAACCTCAGTGCTGAGCCGCGCCGTGTATGCCCTCACTACAACTCAGCAAACTCGCTGGTTTTGGGCGGACTCACTCAAGCCGCTATCCTTGAACGATGCTGAGATAGTCGCGATTGCCAAACAGAGCTACTCGGGCTCAGGTGAACTCAGCGCACCGCAAATCCTCACCCGCGAAACACCATTCGATGCCAGTGGCCCAGTTGCCATGCTAACAGCCGCAGATGAAGTCGGAACGCGGATTTATATCGATACCGCCTCGGGTGCGGTTCTTGCTCACAAAAATCGCCAATCGGATCTTAAGGATCTGCTCTTTATGCTGCATTTTATGGATTATGCTCCCGATAATGGCATTGGTTTTAATCACTTATTGGTACAAGTTGTCAGCATTGCCGCGCTGTTGTTAGGTCTTTCGGGGATTTACATCCTTGGGCATAAATTCCATCAAGGTCAGTTATCCCTGCCATTCTTGAGGCGCAAAAACTCCATAGGAAAACTGGCGCTTTTTACTCAAGACACTCAGCCGCTCGCCGAATTCACCGATCTCAATGGCACTTATTTAGAGAGCATTAATCGAGGGCGTGAAAGATTGAGAACCCAATGCGGCGGTGGCGGACGCTGCGGTCTGTGTAAACTCAGGTTTGTCGAGCAGCCACCCAGCCCCAATGATTATGATCTGGATAAACTCACCGCCACAGAGCTAGCACAAGGCATTCGCCTAAGCTGCCAACACGAGGCACATCCTGGCAAACTTGAATTAGCCACCAAAGCCCAGCACAGATATTGGCCACAGTCAGAACAGTAA